In uncultured Bacteroides sp., the following proteins share a genomic window:
- a CDS encoding DUF2231 domain-containing protein: MFDTSHLHPMLVHFPIALVMFGFIIELASLIIKKELCLPKLSLYLLVTGTLATVVTWLSGELFTSEMSGAAGSVKESHELFAFITMCLLIVTSVIRLMLASGKKENSTLKWISFILYGIAAITVSITGFFGGTLVYNYMMPL, translated from the coding sequence ATGTTTGATACAAGTCATCTTCATCCTATGCTGGTTCATTTTCCAATAGCATTGGTCATGTTTGGATTCATTATTGAATTAGCTTCTCTAATTATTAAAAAGGAATTGTGCTTACCAAAGCTGAGTCTGTATTTGCTGGTCACTGGTACATTGGCTACTGTAGTTACATGGTTATCCGGAGAATTATTTACGTCTGAGATGTCGGGCGCAGCAGGTTCTGTTAAGGAGTCTCATGAATTATTTGCCTTCATTACGATGTGTTTGCTTATTGTAACTTCAGTTATACGATTAATGCTTGCTTCAGGTAAAAAAGAGAACAGCACACTTAAATGGATTTCTTTTATTTTGTATGGCATTGCTGCCATTACTGTTAGTATTACTGGTTTTTTTGGTGGTACATTAGTTTATAATTATATGATGCCTCTTTAA
- a CDS encoding RagB/SusD family nutrient uptake outer membrane protein → MKRQYIYVFSCAILIMLSAACNKFLEETPRDKLPEEEAYKTLSDVYLNAVASLYTYVGGYNDSQGLQGTGRGVYDLNTFTTDEAIMPTRGGDWYDGGFWQGLFLHKWGTDNDAIQATWEYLYKVVNLCNKSLEDIDRFAETHSDAELPAYRAEVRAMRAMYYYYLMDLFGRVPLVLSSSTPIKEVVQKERKEIFDFVVAELQATAPLLSATRSNQPGDYYGRLTRPVVYFLLAKLTLNAEIYTDNSWTDNIHPDGKSIYFEVDGKHLNAWQATATYCDMITAMVYQLETQYESNFAVFNESSNENIFTIPMNKTMYTNQMQYLFRSRHYNHAKAYGLGGENGSSATIEALNTFGYGTKTIDPRFDKCYFAGIVYDLKGNVVKLDNGTVLEYFPWKVLLDVSNTPYEKTAGARMKKYEVDATGTKDGKLMENDIVLFRYADVLLMKSEAKVRNGENGDAELNEVRNRVAAPARKATLENLLAERQLELAWEGWRRQDLIRFAQFTRAYSSRPQLPNEENGYTTVFPIPEKVKGMNPQLVQNAGY, encoded by the coding sequence ATGAAACGCCAGTATATTTATGTTTTCTCATGCGCTATTTTGATAATGCTATCTGCTGCATGCAACAAATTTCTGGAAGAAACTCCACGTGACAAACTACCTGAAGAGGAAGCTTACAAAACACTTTCAGATGTCTACCTCAATGCTGTGGCTTCATTGTACACGTATGTTGGTGGATATAATGACAGTCAGGGGTTACAAGGTACAGGACGCGGAGTATATGACCTGAATACATTTACTACAGACGAGGCTATTATGCCTACTCGTGGTGGTGACTGGTATGACGGCGGCTTCTGGCAAGGGTTGTTTCTGCATAAATGGGGAACGGATAATGATGCTATTCAGGCTACATGGGAATATCTCTATAAAGTGGTGAATCTTTGCAACAAATCTTTGGAGGATATAGACCGTTTTGCAGAGACACATTCAGATGCCGAACTGCCAGCTTACCGAGCGGAAGTACGTGCCATGCGTGCCATGTACTATTATTATCTGATGGATTTGTTTGGAAGAGTTCCACTGGTGCTGTCTTCATCTACCCCAATAAAAGAGGTGGTCCAGAAAGAACGGAAAGAAATATTCGACTTTGTGGTGGCAGAATTGCAGGCAACCGCCCCCCTATTAAGTGCAACACGCAGCAACCAACCCGGAGATTATTACGGACGTCTGACTCGTCCGGTGGTTTACTTTCTATTGGCAAAACTAACTTTAAATGCTGAGATATATACAGATAATAGCTGGACAGACAATATACATCCAGATGGAAAATCAATTTACTTCGAAGTGGATGGTAAACATTTGAATGCCTGGCAAGCAACAGCCACCTATTGTGATATGATCACTGCAATGGTATACCAGCTAGAGACACAATACGAAAGCAACTTTGCAGTATTCAATGAATCATCTAATGAGAATATATTTACTATCCCAATGAATAAAACAATGTATACTAACCAGATGCAGTATCTTTTCCGTTCCCGTCATTACAACCATGCCAAAGCCTACGGACTTGGAGGCGAAAACGGTTCGAGTGCTACTATAGAGGCACTCAATACGTTCGGTTATGGTACAAAGACAATAGACCCTCGTTTTGATAAATGCTATTTTGCCGGAATCGTGTATGATCTGAAAGGAAACGTGGTGAAGCTGGATAACGGAACAGTATTGGAGTACTTCCCCTGGAAAGTGCTTCTGGATGTTTCAAATACTCCTTATGAGAAAACAGCGGGTGCACGTATGAAGAAGTATGAAGTAGACGCAACGGGAACAAAAGACGGTAAGTTAATGGAGAATGACATTGTTTTGTTCCGCTATGCAGATGTACTGCTGATGAAAAGCGAAGCCAAAGTCCGCAATGGTGAAAACGGAGATGCAGAGTTAAATGAGGTTCGTAATCGTGTTGCCGCACCTGCCCGGAAAGCAACTTTAGAGAATTTGCTAGCCGAAAGGCAACTGGAATTAGCTTGGGAAGGGTGGAGACGACAAGACCTGATACGCTTCGCCCAATTTACAAGAGCATACAGCAGTCGCCCTCAACTACCAAACGAAGAGAACGGATACACTACCGTATTCCCTATTCCAGAAAAAGTAAAAGGGATGAATCCGCAACTAGTTCAGAATGCCGGGTATTAA
- a CDS encoding SusC/RagA family TonB-linked outer membrane protein has translation MAQHYKWWILSICLLSIYPDTSIAQKADVFPSDSLITVGYATGKLKNVSGSVEKITEIQMNREQITSPLDAIRGRVPGLTIQRGTNSPAALDAVRLRGTTSLTSGNDPLIIVDGVFGDLSMLASIYPTDIESFTILKDASETAQYGSRGASGVIEVTTKKGISDKTRVSYNSSFGIASVYKNLKMLSADEFRNMALDRNISILDKGNSTDFQKEIEQTGLQQNHNVAFYGGTQASSYRVSVGFMNRQGVILNEDMKILTSNMNMTQEVFDGFIKCDLGMFGSVQKNRNLFDYQKTFYSAATFNPTFPNHKNPETDSWDMITNASQITNPLAWMEVKDDDATSHISGHARLTFHLSENWKLAMFGAYTNNIVENSQYLPTSVWAHGQAYKGTRKKESLLGNMMLTYKKNWKKHFFDALVLAELQKETYTGFYTTVTNFSTDLFGYNNLQAGAIRLWEGTNSYYENPGLISFLGRFNYTFTDRYILTVNTRADASSKFGKNHKWGFFPSFSAAWVVSEEKFMKHLPMVNNLKFRIGYGLAGNQSGIDSYTTLNLVKPNGVIPVGSSSVVSLGDIRNTNPNLKWEVKHTFNTGIDVALFDNRLLLSANYYTSKTKDMLYLYNVSVPPFTYNTLLANIGSMRNSGTEIAIGITPLKAKDMELNINANITFQQNKLLSLSGYYNGEVISASKYKSLASLNGAGFHGGYNNIVYQVVGQPLGVFYLPHSKGLVTGSNGGSVYDIADLNGGGISLEDGEDRYVAGQAVPKALLGSNISLRYKRWDISIQINGAFGHKIYNGTSLTYMNMNIFPDYNVMKEAPQRNIKDQTATDYWLERGDYVNFDYLTVGWNVPVQKVKKYIQSLRLAFTVNNLGTITGYSGLTPMINSSTVNNTLGLDDKRGYPLARTYTLGLNINF, from the coding sequence ATGGCACAACACTACAAATGGTGGATTTTAAGTATCTGTCTGTTATCTATCTATCCAGATACATCAATAGCGCAGAAGGCAGATGTTTTTCCGTCCGACTCATTGATTACGGTAGGATATGCTACCGGAAAGCTAAAGAATGTTTCGGGCTCTGTAGAGAAAATTACGGAGATACAGATGAACAGGGAACAAATAACAAGCCCTTTGGACGCTATACGTGGGCGAGTTCCCGGATTAACTATTCAGCGTGGAACAAACAGCCCGGCAGCTTTGGATGCTGTGCGGTTACGTGGCACAACCTCATTAACCAGCGGAAATGATCCGTTGATTATTGTAGATGGTGTTTTCGGTGATTTAAGTATGCTTGCTTCTATTTATCCTACTGATATAGAGAGCTTCACCATCTTGAAAGATGCTTCCGAAACAGCACAGTACGGTTCGCGCGGTGCCTCTGGCGTAATCGAAGTAACAACGAAGAAAGGAATCAGTGACAAGACAAGAGTGAGCTATAATAGCAGTTTCGGTATTGCCTCAGTCTATAAGAATCTGAAAATGCTTTCTGCCGATGAATTCCGGAATATGGCGCTCGACCGGAACATTTCCATTCTGGATAAAGGCAACAGTACTGATTTTCAGAAAGAAATAGAGCAAACCGGACTGCAGCAAAATCATAACGTCGCTTTCTATGGGGGAACTCAGGCTTCCAGCTATCGCGTTTCAGTGGGGTTTATGAACCGCCAAGGAGTGATTTTGAACGAAGATATGAAGATTCTGACTTCCAATATGAACATGACGCAGGAAGTTTTCGACGGTTTTATAAAATGTGACCTGGGAATGTTTGGCTCTGTTCAGAAGAATCGGAATTTATTCGATTATCAAAAGACATTCTATTCGGCAGCCACTTTCAATCCTACTTTCCCCAATCATAAGAACCCGGAAACAGACTCCTGGGACATGATCACGAATGCCAGCCAGATTACTAATCCATTGGCTTGGATGGAGGTGAAAGATGATGATGCTACTTCGCATATCAGTGGTCATGCCCGACTGACATTCCACCTGTCCGAAAACTGGAAACTGGCAATGTTTGGTGCGTACACCAATAATATTGTGGAGAACTCACAATATCTCCCTACCTCAGTATGGGCACACGGACAAGCTTATAAAGGAACACGAAAAAAGGAGTCATTGCTTGGTAACATGATGCTAACCTACAAAAAGAACTGGAAAAAACATTTCTTCGATGCACTGGTACTGGCTGAATTGCAAAAAGAAACATACACCGGTTTCTACACCACAGTGACGAATTTCAGCACAGACCTATTTGGGTACAACAACTTGCAGGCAGGAGCAATCCGTTTGTGGGAAGGAACAAATTCCTATTATGAGAATCCTGGTCTGATATCATTTCTAGGACGCTTTAATTATACGTTTACTGATCGTTATATTCTTACTGTTAATACACGTGCAGATGCCTCTTCCAAATTTGGAAAAAATCATAAATGGGGATTCTTTCCTTCTTTTTCGGCTGCCTGGGTGGTGAGCGAAGAGAAGTTCATGAAGCACCTGCCGATGGTAAATAACCTGAAGTTTCGTATCGGATACGGATTGGCAGGAAATCAGAGCGGAATTGATTCGTACACAACACTGAATCTGGTAAAGCCCAACGGAGTTATTCCTGTGGGATCTTCTTCTGTGGTATCGCTGGGTGATATACGGAATACAAATCCAAACTTGAAATGGGAAGTAAAGCATACTTTCAATACAGGAATTGACGTAGCTTTGTTCGATAACCGCTTGTTACTTTCGGCTAATTATTATACGTCAAAAACAAAAGACATGCTCTATCTTTATAATGTGAGTGTGCCTCCTTTCACCTACAACACATTATTGGCAAATATCGGTTCTATGCGAAATAGCGGAACAGAAATTGCAATTGGAATAACGCCTCTGAAAGCCAAGGATATGGAACTGAATATCAACGCCAATATTACTTTTCAGCAAAACAAACTGCTCTCATTGAGCGGTTATTACAACGGAGAAGTTATTTCGGCTTCTAAGTACAAAAGTCTGGCAAGTCTTAACGGTGCCGGATTTCACGGAGGATATAACAATATTGTATATCAGGTAGTTGGACAACCGTTGGGCGTATTCTACCTGCCGCACTCCAAAGGGCTGGTGACTGGCTCCAACGGCGGATCAGTGTATGATATCGCAGACCTGAACGGAGGAGGAATCAGTCTGGAAGACGGAGAAGATCGTTATGTGGCAGGACAGGCGGTACCCAAAGCTTTGCTGGGGTCTAACATCAGTTTACGTTACAAGCGTTGGGATATCTCAATACAGATCAACGGAGCTTTCGGGCATAAAATCTATAACGGTACTTCACTGACTTATATGAATATGAATATTTTCCCGGATTATAACGTTATGAAAGAAGCTCCGCAACGCAACATCAAAGACCAGACGGCAACAGATTACTGGCTGGAACGGGGTGATTACGTTAATTTCGATTATCTAACGGTTGGATGGAACGTGCCTGTACAAAAAGTAAAGAAGTATATCCAGTCTCTCCGCCTGGCGTTTACCGTCAATAATCTGGGAACTATTACCGGATATTCCGGACTTACGCCCATGATTAACAGTTCAACGGTGAATAATACGCTTGGTTTGGATGACAAACGTGGATATCCGTTGGCAAGGACTTATACGCTGGGATTGAATATTAATTTTTAA
- a CDS encoding GNAT family N-acetyltransferase, whose amino-acid sequence MKIEHDKERRTFQTVVDGVTAYLSYRLLDGGLDIRHTIVPDEIGGRGIASALVKAAYDYALENGYKPVATCSYAVVWLQRHPEYNGKIGNDFGGEGTCAL is encoded by the coding sequence ATGAAGATAGAACATGATAAAGAAAGAAGAACTTTCCAAACTGTGGTTGATGGTGTAACCGCCTATTTATCTTATCGGCTATTAGACGGCGGTTTAGATATCCGCCATACTATTGTTCCCGATGAAATAGGGGGTAGGGGGATAGCTTCTGCTTTGGTAAAGGCAGCTTACGATTATGCTCTGGAAAATGGGTATAAGCCTGTGGCTACTTGTTCGTATGCAGTGGTGTGGCTTCAAAGGCATCCGGAATATAATGGTAAAATAGGAAATGATTTTGGTGGAGAAGGTACCTGTGCGTTATGA
- a CDS encoding sugar-binding domain-containing protein — protein MKRFFLNLCVLLCIASASAQNRTLFDDEWRFNLGNDSLASQAVYDDSQWRSLTLPHDWSIEGKFDATNPVGGDGGYLPTGIGWYRKQFTVPASAKGKQVLLYFEGVYMNSQVYVNGQLAGGHPYGYSSFYVDITDHLLNGKKNTVAVRVDNAQQKNSRWYSGSGIYRHVWLEERVMNHINDPWKLFVRTDKVYGISADGTKADSAVVRISYEGRADELRTYRSVDLWSPEHPVLYDIKVGDLTVEHGFRTIEFSVEKGFLLNGKTVKINGGCIHHDNGILGAAAYDKAEWRKAELMKRAGFNAVRTSHNAPAPEFLRACDHIGLMVIDEAFDGWRDEKNKYDYHTLIDQWWKSDVDALVLRDRNHPSIISWSNGNEVIERKKLEVVMTSKKLADRMRELDPTRPVTQALAAWDSDWEIYDPLAATLDITGYNYMINKAESDHARVPKRIMWQTESFPRHAFSNWKTVADHPYIIGDFVWTALDYVGESSIGAWHYKGENQGENWQGDHFPWHGAYCGDIDVTGWRKPISHYREILWSDKPSLYMAVKEPQGYIGEFKETSWSVWPTWESWNWKGHEGKAIDVEIYSRYPKVRLYYNDQLIGEKQTTRSEEFKAIFTLNYAPGTLRSVGVDSNGKEIAESSQTLQTSGEATQLRLTPTATKMKADGQDIVWVEVQLLDKNGIPVPDASDELQFSVTGPVQILATGTADMKDMEPYVTPQCKAWKGRAICAVRSTKKRGNAKLTVKTKAYSSTIVLKTK, from the coding sequence ATGAAAAGATTCTTTTTAAATCTGTGTGTATTGCTTTGCATTGCCTCTGCATCAGCACAAAACCGCACTCTCTTTGACGATGAGTGGCGTTTCAACCTTGGTAATGACTCACTGGCATCCCAAGCAGTTTATGATGACAGCCAATGGCGTAGCCTTACCTTACCCCATGACTGGAGTATAGAAGGAAAGTTTGACGCAACCAACCCCGTGGGTGGCGACGGAGGATACCTTCCTACCGGCATTGGATGGTATAGAAAGCAGTTTACGGTTCCTGCATCAGCCAAAGGAAAGCAGGTATTGCTTTACTTCGAAGGCGTCTACATGAACTCTCAGGTGTACGTCAACGGTCAGCTTGCTGGAGGTCATCCTTACGGCTATAGTTCGTTCTATGTAGATATCACCGACCATCTCCTCAACGGCAAAAAGAATACGGTTGCTGTGCGCGTCGACAATGCCCAGCAAAAGAACAGTCGTTGGTATTCGGGCAGTGGCATCTATCGCCATGTGTGGCTCGAGGAGCGAGTGATGAACCATATCAATGACCCTTGGAAACTCTTTGTCCGTACGGATAAGGTGTATGGCATCTCTGCCGATGGTACGAAGGCCGACTCTGCTGTAGTAAGAATATCTTACGAGGGAAGAGCTGACGAACTGCGTACCTACCGTAGTGTGGATCTCTGGAGTCCTGAACATCCTGTGCTCTATGATATAAAGGTGGGCGACCTCACCGTAGAGCATGGTTTCAGAACCATAGAATTCTCAGTAGAAAAGGGATTCCTTCTTAACGGCAAGACAGTGAAGATAAACGGTGGTTGCATTCATCACGACAATGGCATTCTGGGTGCTGCGGCTTATGACAAGGCTGAATGGCGAAAGGCTGAACTGATGAAGCGTGCCGGATTCAATGCCGTACGCACTTCGCACAATGCTCCTGCTCCAGAGTTCCTTCGTGCCTGCGACCACATAGGACTTATGGTCATTGACGAGGCGTTTGACGGATGGCGTGACGAGAAGAACAAGTACGACTACCACACACTCATCGATCAGTGGTGGAAGAGCGATGTTGATGCTCTCGTACTGCGTGACCGCAACCATCCAAGCATCATCAGTTGGAGCAATGGCAATGAGGTTATTGAGCGCAAGAAGCTGGAGGTTGTCATGACCTCGAAGAAACTTGCCGATCGTATGCGCGAGCTCGATCCTACACGTCCTGTCACACAGGCACTGGCAGCTTGGGACAGTGATTGGGAAATCTACGATCCGCTTGCAGCAACACTTGATATTACAGGTTATAACTACATGATAAACAAGGCAGAGAGCGACCACGCGAGAGTACCTAAGAGAATAATGTGGCAGACAGAATCCTTCCCTCGTCACGCCTTCTCAAACTGGAAAACGGTGGCAGACCATCCTTATATTATTGGTGACTTCGTGTGGACTGCTTTGGATTATGTTGGCGAAAGCAGCATCGGTGCTTGGCACTATAAGGGCGAGAACCAGGGCGAGAATTGGCAGGGTGACCACTTCCCTTGGCATGGTGCCTACTGTGGCGACATAGACGTTACCGGTTGGCGCAAACCTATCTCTCATTACCGCGAGATTCTTTGGTCTGACAAACCTTCACTCTACATGGCAGTAAAAGAGCCTCAGGGTTATATTGGTGAGTTCAAGGAGACCTCTTGGTCAGTTTGGCCCACATGGGAATCATGGAACTGGAAGGGACACGAAGGAAAGGCTATTGATGTGGAAATTTACTCTCGTTATCCCAAGGTGCGCCTCTATTATAATGATCAGTTGATTGGTGAAAAGCAAACAACCCGTTCTGAAGAGTTTAAAGCCATATTCACGCTCAACTATGCTCCAGGCACACTTCGCTCTGTAGGAGTGGATAGCAATGGCAAAGAGATAGCAGAATCCTCCCAGACACTTCAAACATCAGGAGAAGCCACACAACTACGTCTTACCCCAACAGCTACTAAGATGAAAGCTGATGGTCAGGACATCGTGTGGGTAGAAGTACAGCTGCTCGACAAGAATGGTATTCCTGTACCTGATGCCTCAGACGAACTCCAATTCTCTGTCACTGGTCCTGTACAAATTCTTGCCACAGGTACTGCCGATATGAAGGACATGGAGCCTTATGTTACCCCTCAATGTAAGGCGTGGAAAGGACGTGCAATCTGCGCCGTTCGTAGCACCAAGAAGAGGGGAAATGCTAAGCTTACGGTAAAGACAAAAGCTTATAGTTCAACAATAGTGTTGAAAACAAAGTAA
- the mnmE gene encoding tRNA uridine-5-carboxymethylaminomethyl(34) synthesis GTPase MnmE produces MNQDTICAIATAQGGAIGIIRVSGPDAIDITSSIFVPIQERTKLQGKEAYTLTFGRICKDEEVIDEVLVSLFRAPHSYTGENSTEISCHGSSYILQQVMQLLIEKGCRSALPGEFTQRAFLNGKMDLSQAEAVADLIASSSAATHRLAMSQMRGGFSKELTDLRTQLLNFVSMVELELDFSEEDVEFANRDALLKLTENIEYVIARLADSFNVGNAIKNGIPVAIIGETNAGKSTLLNVLLNEEKAIVSDIHGTTRDVIEDTITIKGTLFRFIDTAGIRETHDKIETIGIERTFLKLDQAEIVLCMIAATDSHEQIEQLAAKIKPKCKSKQLIMVFNKSDLITEEQKNDLEKLATRHKSTHIFISAKNRVKTIELEDLLVKTANLPSVTQNDVIVTNIRHYEALTHALEAIHRVKDGLHNNISGDFLSQDIRECMHYLGEITGTISNDEILGNIFSHFCIGK; encoded by the coding sequence ATAAATCAAGATACAATCTGTGCAATAGCCACCGCTCAAGGAGGCGCTATTGGAATAATCAGAGTCTCAGGCCCCGATGCCATTGACATAACCAGTTCCATATTTGTCCCCATACAGGAAAGAACCAAACTGCAGGGAAAGGAAGCTTACACCCTCACCTTCGGACGGATATGCAAGGACGAGGAAGTGATAGACGAAGTGCTGGTCAGCCTTTTCCGCGCCCCGCACTCTTACACCGGTGAGAATTCCACAGAAATTTCGTGTCACGGTTCATCCTATATTCTGCAACAGGTTATGCAACTGCTCATAGAGAAAGGTTGCCGTTCCGCCCTTCCGGGAGAGTTCACCCAACGTGCTTTCCTCAATGGAAAGATGGATCTCAGTCAGGCCGAAGCAGTAGCCGATCTTATCGCCTCCTCTTCAGCTGCCACTCATCGTCTTGCCATGAGTCAGATGCGTGGCGGATTCAGCAAAGAGCTTACCGATCTTCGCACTCAACTGCTCAACTTTGTTTCCATGGTAGAGCTGGAACTCGATTTCAGTGAAGAAGATGTGGAATTTGCAAACCGCGACGCACTTCTTAAACTGACGGAAAACATAGAGTATGTAATTGCACGCCTTGCCGATTCCTTCAATGTGGGTAATGCCATAAAGAACGGTATTCCCGTAGCCATTATCGGAGAGACTAATGCAGGAAAATCCACACTACTCAATGTGTTGCTCAACGAAGAGAAAGCTATTGTCAGTGATATTCACGGCACCACCCGCGATGTGATAGAAGATACCATTACCATCAAAGGAACCCTGTTCCGCTTTATCGACACCGCTGGTATCCGCGAAACACATGATAAAATAGAGACCATCGGCATTGAGCGAACCTTCCTCAAACTCGATCAGGCAGAAATAGTACTCTGCATGATTGCCGCAACCGACAGTCACGAACAGATAGAACAGTTGGCTGCCAAAATCAAACCAAAATGTAAAAGCAAGCAGCTAATTATGGTGTTCAACAAAAGCGACCTCATCACTGAAGAGCAGAAAAACGATTTGGAGAAGCTGGCTACCAGGCACAAATCCACTCATATCTTTATTTCCGCAAAGAACCGTGTAAAGACAATTGAGTTAGAAGATTTACTTGTAAAAACAGCCAACCTTCCAAGTGTAACTCAGAATGATGTAATTGTAACCAACATTCGTCATTACGAAGCTCTCACCCACGCACTGGAAGCAATCCATCGTGTAAAGGATGGTTTACATAATAATATTTCAGGCGATTTCCTTTCACAGGATATCCGTGAGTGTATGCACTATTTAGGAGAGATTACCGGAACTATTTCTAATGATGAGATTTTAGGAAATATCTTCTCGCATTTTTGTATCGGTAAATAA
- a CDS encoding nucleoside phosphorylase, producing the protein MKYFAESELIINPDGSVFHLHLKPEQLADKVILVGDPGRVATVAAHFESKECEVESREFRTITGSYKGKRITVLSTGIGCDNIDIVINELDALANIDFKSREEKKEFRQLELVRIGTCGGLQPNTPVGTFICSQKSIGFDGLLNFYAGRNGACDLAFEEAFKKHMNWSPLLCAPYVIDANAELIARINQGDMVNGVTIAAGGFFGPQGRELRVPLADPQQNEKVESFEYNGFKITNFEMESSALAGLAKLMGHKAMTVCMVIANRLIKEANTGYKNSIDTLIKTVLDRI; encoded by the coding sequence ATGAAATATTTTGCTGAATCAGAACTCATTATCAACCCGGACGGATCAGTTTTTCACCTGCATCTGAAACCGGAACAACTGGCAGACAAAGTAATATTGGTTGGCGATCCGGGCAGAGTAGCCACCGTGGCCGCTCACTTTGAAAGTAAAGAGTGCGAGGTGGAAAGCAGAGAATTCAGAACAATCACCGGAAGCTACAAAGGAAAACGAATTACCGTTCTTTCTACCGGAATAGGTTGCGATAATATAGATATTGTGATCAATGAACTTGACGCACTAGCCAACATAGATTTTAAAAGCCGCGAAGAGAAAAAAGAGTTCCGACAACTGGAACTTGTACGTATAGGTACCTGTGGCGGACTTCAACCCAACACACCGGTAGGAACATTCATCTGTTCACAGAAATCAATCGGGTTCGACGGACTGCTCAATTTCTACGCAGGAAGAAATGGAGCATGTGACCTTGCTTTTGAAGAAGCATTCAAGAAACACATGAACTGGTCTCCCCTACTCTGCGCCCCTTATGTGATAGATGCCAATGCCGAACTTATTGCCCGCATTAACCAGGGAGACATGGTGAACGGAGTAACCATTGCCGCCGGAGGATTTTTCGGACCGCAAGGACGAGAACTTCGCGTTCCACTAGCCGATCCACAACAAAACGAAAAAGTAGAATCATTTGAATATAACGGTTTCAAGATTACCAATTTCGAAATGGAAAGTTCTGCCCTTGCCGGACTAGCCAAACTGATGGGACACAAAGCTATGACCGTATGCATGGTTATAGCCAACCGCCTTATCAAAGAAGCAAATACCGGATACAAGAACTCCATCGACACATTAATTAAAACCGTACTGGATAGAATTTAA
- the floA gene encoding flotillin-like protein FloA (flotillin-like protein involved in membrane lipid rafts): MDPMILTMLLIGGGIIFLAIFFHYVPFFLWLSAKVSGVNMSLVQLFLMRIRNVPPYVIVPAMIEAHKAGLSNITRDELEAHYLAGGHVEKVVHALVSASKANIELSFQMATAIDLAGRDVFQAVQMSVNPKVLDTPPVYAVAKNGIQLITKARVTVRANIKRLVGGAGEDTILARVGEGIVASIGAADSHKDVLEHPDSISKVVLHKGLDQGTAFEILSIDIADIDIGKNIGAELQIDQANADKNIAQAKAEERRAMAVASEQEMKAKAQEARAKVIEAEAEVPKAMADAFRSGNLGIMDYCKIKNIEADTSMRETIAKPASSSPKKPLTGE; the protein is encoded by the coding sequence ATGGATCCTATGATTTTAACTATGCTCCTTATTGGAGGGGGAATTATCTTCCTGGCAATATTCTTCCATTACGTACCCTTCTTTCTTTGGCTTTCAGCTAAAGTATCAGGGGTAAATATGTCGTTGGTACAACTTTTCTTAATGCGTATCCGTAATGTTCCGCCTTATGTAATTGTACCTGCAATGATCGAAGCGCACAAAGCCGGTCTCAGCAACATCACCCGTGATGAACTCGAAGCACATTATCTTGCAGGAGGACACGTGGAAAAAGTAGTCCACGCCTTGGTTTCTGCTTCAAAAGCAAATATCGAATTATCTTTTCAGATGGCAACAGCCATTGACCTTGCCGGTCGTGATGTATTCCAGGCTGTTCAAATGTCTGTTAATCCTAAAGTATTAGATACACCTCCCGTTTACGCTGTAGCAAAGAATGGTATTCAGTTAATTACCAAAGCACGTGTAACCGTTCGCGCTAATATTAAAAGATTAGTGGGTGGAGCCGGTGAAGATACTATTCTGGCCCGTGTTGGTGAAGGAATTGTAGCTTCTATTGGTGCGGCAGACAGCCACAAAGATGTACTCGAACATCCGGACAGCATCTCTAAGGTAGTGTTACATAAAGGACTTGATCAGGGAACTGCATTCGAGATTCTTTCCATTGATATTGCCGATATCGATATTGGTAAGAACATCGGTGCCGAACTACAAATAGATCAGGCTAATGCCGATAAGAATATCGCTCAGGCTAAAGCTGAAGAGCGCCGTGCAATGGCTGTTGCTTCCGAACAGGAAATGAAAGCAAAAGCACAGGAAGCACGTGCCAAGGTTATCGAAGCCGAAGCCGAAGTTCCTAAAGCTATGGCAGATGCTTTCAGAAGCGGCAATCTTGGGATCATGGATTATTGCAAAATAAAGAACATAGAAGCAGATACTTCAATGCGCGAAACTATTGCAAAGCCAGCATCTTCATCACCAAAGAAGCCTTTGACTGGCGAATAA